The DNA sequence CTGCCATGCGTTGGTCCATGTAAGCGTTTATTGGTGATGCAGGCAGTTACAGAGGGGAGAgaattatatttaaaactttttttaaaaagtgatttttttattgtatacaataggaaataaaaaaataaatattttttcattgctgtgaaCAAATTACAATGTGCTTCGTGGTCTCCATGAATTAGCAGTACTTACTCAGCCAACAACACTCAGGTACAGACACATTGGCTCAGACTCCTGTAGGGATGAGGTGGTGGAGTATTGTTTTATTATATAgaagagtttttttaaaaaaaaaagtctttctgtgTTCCAACACTCTCTGGCATTCACATaatttttctacaaaatatatattttttttataaattaaatctATAAAACCACATTTGCATTAAATAAAACCTCATACCATCACAGTATtcttacatttcaaaatgtaacatttcatatgttcacagaaaaataaattttacaagaAGGTGCAAATGAAATACCAGTAAAGCCCAAAGCTTCTGTTGTTtgactgtaaaaaaattattcttaacaATGCATCCACATTTGAGCCTTTCTTAAAAATCTCTTGTAGCCTGTTGGGTGGCAACTTTGCCTCTGCTTATTATAGTGAGTTCTCATTACAGTAAACTTCAGAAAGGCTTGGTTCTTCTGACAGTGTTTTAATCACGCGGCTGTTAATAAAGAGTAGATGTGATGGCGCAGGGTCAGTTATCAGTGAAAGGGAAATAATCTGCCCCATCTTTGGTGAAAAGAGAACCTGAAAGGCTTGGTGGATGTCTAGCCTGAATAAATACCCTTGAAGCATGGCCCCGTGGTTAAAACTAATCCAAGGCAGCCATATGGCTTCAAACCATAAGGCTTTCAAGCCAGAAATGGGAACTGATGGTAGAAAAATAGTGTCTGGACGCTTCAATGACTTTGTGATTTGGGGGTATGTCATTTGCTATACCCCAAAATGGAGGCTTGGTTAGTTATTTAAATGACAAGTCCTTTGGGGCCACCTTATGCTCCTTGCTCCGTGGTCAACATGGCTTGAGGCAGGCTCTTGGCACTCTCTGTAGAAATTAGTCACAGCTGGATTGtcttttgcttcagaaataaaatagcaagaCCCCAAAATCTTTGCTGTCTTTTGCTGAAGCCGGGGTGCGTGACCAGGACACGGCTGGGTAATGGCCCCAGCGGTGACAATGGGGCACAGCATCACCTCTCGCCACAGGTCCACATCCTCCCACTGCCAAAGCTACCCGCTTCTGGCTGCTCAGCTTAGAAATAGGGCCTCTGGGGATTACGTGGTGTTATTTATATTCAGAGAAAATTTGCAACTGAAGTATTAAATCAACATATTTTTggtcaggtttgggtttttggagggggttggtttttttttttccaaccctCACTGAAATCAGCTTGTCTAAGTCATCACTCTCAGTGTCCTgcggaaaaaaaaattgggccaaaccccaaaatataGTGAACATTTGAAGTCCTGGCAACCGTTTGGGGAAGGCCAGTGCTAGTAGTCCATGGCGTCCTCCCTGAGCACGTCTCTGGAATGCTTCCTCACGTAACTGAGGTTGTGGAGCTGAATGCTGTCTTGCAAATCCTGCCTGGAAAGGCGTCTCCTGAACTCATCTGTAGTAAAGTAGTAGATGACTGGGTCCACGCAGGAGTTCAAGCTGGCAAGGCACAAAGCTACAACATGAAACACCGAGATCACCTTCTGGACGCACCCgtttttaatctttttggttttgacaaaGAAATCTAGTGGAAAGCTGATATGATAAGGTGCAAAGCAAATCAGAAATACCAGAGCGCAGGTGAGAATCAtctttaaagccttttttttctctccgaGGTCAtgtgaagcagaattttgttcttttagtgATAAGATAGTCTTCCATGAGCAGTATAGGATGATAAGTAGGGGTGTTACGAACCCCACCAATTCACCTATCGTCATCATTgcaatggagatgggaaggtcAACTTCCTTTACGGGGAGGTCCACAAAACAGGTGTTTTTAGCATCCTGGTGAAGTCTGAGAAGCGGGAAAGGCAAACAGCCAACGCAGACCACGACCCACCCAACGATGCTGATATACACATCACAGATGCGTTTGCAGTCACTGAATTTGAATGGGTGCATAAGAAACAAATATCGTCTTACGCTGATGCAAACCAAGAAGTAGATGCTTGCATACATATTGACGTACTTCAGGTAGAAGCAAAGCATGCAGAGACCTCCTCCAAATTCCCACGTCCCGGTCAAGTAGTAGAAAATCCTCAGGGGCAAGGACAAAACCTGCGATAGGTCGGCAATGGCTAAATTGATCATAAATATTACGGCCCTTTTAGTCTCTTTCATGTACCCGTAAAAGACCCACAAAGCTAACGTGTTTCCTATCAGTCCAGGGATCAGGATGAAAGTGTATGTAATAGCATAGTAGGGCTTGAGGTCTGTTTCGGTGCAGGTCGAACCGTTTGTCATGGTTGTGCTCCAGATCCGTGCTCAGCCCCGGCATGATAACATGTTCCTCACTTGTGTCCTGCAACCAGGTTGTCGGTGCTTAAATAAAAAGGTTCAGCCCTGGCATCCATGTGTGAGGCTTTGGTTACCAGATCATCGTGTCCAGTCTGGGGAGGAGCTTGGTTATGGGGTGAGTGAGTTAATGAAAGTCCTGGTCGAGTGCTTTGCTCATGCTCTTTGTCAAGTTACCAGACCTTTCTCTAGTCGCTTGCAGGATTGACAGGGAGGGCATCCACACCGAGAAATGCATCGTCGTGTGCCAAAGCAGTCGAGAGTTTGTCACTGGAGCTGCACCTCTGTCACCTTTTGGGTGGCATTTCAGCCACTTCTCTCAGTGCAGGAGTTTGACAACCGACGTGGCCCCGCagctgaaagacagaaaggtgCAGTTAGAACACCGTGGGGAGACACGGGTCTTACAAAGTAAAACGTACAGGAAAGCTTGCAAGAGCGGTAGGAGCATCTCTCTAGCAGAAACCTATTGCCAGTTGCATCTGTGGTGGTcagcttttctcctgcctgGCAAGTGCCATGCCTCAGCCAGTGAAGGGAGGTGTAAAACCACTGaggaataaatagaaaatatgtttaattGCTGCTACAAAGCAGCCTCCCGTGCTGTATCAGCAAGCAGAAGCCACCCCCAATCGCAGTGCCTGTTTAACTTGCTGCCAGGTTTCTGCAGCTGCATCTTTCCCAGCTTCAGCTTTTCCATCCGAATCTCCCTTTGCCTCTGGTTGCGTTGGTTGCCCCATGCCCAAGCGTGCGGCCAGCGCAGAGATGCTCCGGCAAGCACTGTGCCTGCAtccctcctcgctgccctgccGCGGGCAGAGGGATACTCTCACCTCATACAGCACTCATGAGTTTAACACTCTCCTGGTCTTCCCAGGAAAGCCCTGCAGAAACTTCCCACCCGCCCCATGGCTCCAGACAGCCAAGAAGATGGCGGCGAAATCTGCTCCTTATATAAATGAGCCTGACACACACACTTGAGATATAAACATTTTCAACCggtgcagctgctgctgctgcagcacggAGTGGAAGTCCCAAGTCAGTCGTTTTCACTGAACCGGGGTCTactttttcatttatctttcaTAAATAGAATATAAAACATACTTGCATGCAAGCAGGGACAACTGACCCACTTATTAAACACTTTTTGCTGCAGAACTACATGCatgattttaaattttactttcttagaaCTGCTTTTTCTAAGCCTTTCCTTTACCCATCTTGCACATGTGACTGCTGTGGCTGTTGGAAATACTAGATATTGTCACTAAGGTGACAGTAGGtggactttattttaaaactattcgCATGGCAAGCAGCTGATATTATCTGACTCtgttagacaaaaaaaaaccccaaccagaTCTGGTAAATATAGAGGAAATTCAGATCTCTGTCCAAACTCTCTCAGGTTTGCCTTTTGCTTCAGCATGAGGAATTAACCTACAGGTCTAAGTGGGAAAATTTTGTAGGTACCAACCAAGATGCCAAAGGCACATTTATAAAGGCAAAATGATATCCTGCTGTAATCTCTGATGCTTTTTCCTGTACTTTGAGGTGTAGGCattaaaatgtgaacatttATTAATGAAGCCAATGTTCAACACTTGCCAGTGTGATTGCGCCAAAACTTTGAAGTAGCTTTGGGTGGAAACAGAAAATCttcagcagaaggaaacagtTTGGGGGGCAGCTTTTCTGCATCTGTTTGTGTAGTTTCTCTTGCATACCATTGAGTAACGAGTCCAATGAGACTGAGatgtcttcctttcttccagGGAGCCAGCATCTAACACAACCAGTAGAGCAAAATGGCTTGTGAAATAATCCTGTTAAACTTCAGCAGCGATGATTAATAAGCCATAGAGTTAATTAGCCTTCTGTTCAAAGactttccaattcttttattaattcTCCGCCCAACTTCCGATGCACAAGCCTGCACAACTAATTCTAGAAGTGTAAGTAATCTCTTCATCGTGCAGGAAAACTAATTGGTGCTCACCTACTTGTTACTGGTGGATAACTTGGGCCAAGGGGTTTGGTTTCTATTTGCTGGCGCTTGACTGGCACGAGTAACTGGGAGGGAATTGTGGATGTATCTGGATTTTGGCAGTACCTGTCATGTTTTGGGGTTCCCTGGACTTCAGAACTCGCCCTCGGCAGCTGGTTAACCCCTCTGGGGCTTCCTGACAGCAGCGTCTGCTTTGGATGggttcctcccttctcctctgtACCGGGATGGAGCCAGACCATGTGGCCAAAACCAGTACATCCTCCCCGAGTGGTCAGAAATTGCCTTGCTGGGCTTGAAAAAATGCTGAGTATAGGTacaggcagagcaggctgcaCCGAGAAAGCAGCCAGAGCTGCTTAGTGGGGACTGGGACTTATAGAGGATGGGAGGGATGCTCTCATGTTGGTTTTCCATGGGGATGGTGAGGTCCTGTGAAGATGTGCCCGTCTTTACTGTTAAAGCAAACTCCTCAGCATGATGTGTCCGGGCTTCCCATCCAGGTCCTGGTCCTGCCGGGGTGTCCGAGCAAAACAACCGCGTTGTAGGTCCCTGGGCTGTGCCCAGGCAGAGGGACCGGGACACTGGTGAGTGGGTGCATCCTCTCACTCCCGGACACCTCCTCTATTCCTCTTGGCTTCCCAGGTACAATGACTCCTCGGACGTGAGCAGCCTGCCCGACAGAGCAAGGGTCGCTTGTGAGGAGCTGCACAGCTTTGCCTTGGGTcaattttcacttcttttcacCCAGAACGTCTCAACTTCTTTGCCTAAAGTTTGCTCTGAAGCGCCAGCAGCGAGGAGCTCGGGTGACTTCGCGGTGCCATCGCTCTCTGCCCACGCGATGTCCCGCTCCTGCAGATGCACACGTGCCCAGCTGGCACCGCTGCTGTGAACGCTGCTCTGGCAGGGCTACGCCAGGCTGGGGAGCATCTACGGGGGCGTTTGCAAATTAAAGCCCTAAACTCGCATCACCCAGCTCTTCTTTccagtgactttttaaaattttatttttttttaaacaagcttgTCTTTCCTCTCATCTCTTGCCCAGGGGCTCCTATCACCCGGCCAGGGAGGCTGAATCATGCTCCTTTCCCTCTGGCTGCATTCCAGGGTGGGTAAATCCACCCCACCTCCATCGCTGGGCCGCGAGACATGcgaagggaaggaaaaggtgcAGTCCTAGCCCATCTGTCTGCAGCCCAGTgcgcacacacatgcacacacacgtgcacaccaGCATTTTTCCTGCTGCCCGCCCCAGTGCCTACATTTCCCCGTCCCCACCGCATAGCAACTTTCCTGCAGCACCATCCTccgctccctccagcccagccccggcGCAGGGAAACGCTTGCAGCACCTTCCATCTCTCCCTGGGGCTCCGAACCCACAGCATGAGGGGTCCCAGAAAGCCCAGCTAAAGCCAGGGAGCAGCGAGGGTGCTTGCCCAGAGCCCCCAGAAACACCCCTGGGAGACCGGCCACCCTCGGAGTGGGGGTAAAAATGCTGCAATATGAGAAACTGCACTTTGGAAATCCCGAGCAGTAACATCGTGAAGTTCAGCCAAATGTGCTATGTAAAAACAGCAGGATGCTAAAAAAAGCTCCAGAAAGAGGAAATTCTGTTTCTCATGCTCTGCGCTCGCTTCCCCTCGGCACagggggctggctggggcagtAGGTGCGAGACTCTCCCTAGGCAcagcttccctcttcccctgaatgtttttttccccctattttgCCAAGGAGACCTCATAGTCGGCCACGTCAGGGCACTACATGAAGATTTCTCCTTTGTACTTAGTGAGTCAGAAACACCAGGTATGTTTTGTAGCCAGCCTTTACAGCCAGGGCTTGTTAACGCTTGTTAAAGCCGGGCACGTATTGTGTAAAGTATTTTCCATATGCTGAAGGGCAGCCATCTATCCATATGCTCCATGTGAACAAgtgcaggagctggggatgTAGGAGCAGTCACTTCCACCCATCATACCCTCCGTGGGTAATCAAGCCCCTCACCTGAGGGTGGTTATAACTGCCCGGGTGAACCCAGGACCCTCGTTAGCAAATCCTGTGGGTTTTACCCCAGGAAGCAAAGCCACAGCAGCTCTTAAAACCCAGCTCAGAGGAGGAGAGGCTCTTAAACCAGCTTAGGGGAAAGCAGCCTGTGGCTAGGCACTGTTTGTGGgtgctgtccctgctgcagcttCATGCCTGGGCCCTTCTTGGAGCTTAGGTCCTTAGGGAATCTGGGATGCTGCCCAacacctcctgctccttcccagaACCAGGGTATGAGATCAGTCTGGCTGGATCCTGCCACCAAGCACCATTCTTGCAAGGACCGCTGCTGGCCCAGGTGAGCAGTGGATGTGTAGGCACCCTGTGTTTGGTGTGGGGCTGGTATTTATGCCgtaaaaacacagaaagcctGTGGCAGAGGTGATGTGGGCAGAGCAGTAGctggtgctgccctgggcaCCCTGGTGTCATCTGCTGACTTACCCTTTTGGGAGGAGGTTTGGCTGTGCTGCTGACCAGGACctctcttctatttttcttcttcctttgcggcctaaaataaaaggagaatgTGTACAGGGGTAATTTCAAATAGAAATTTAGTTTCCTGCTGAACATGCTCAAGCGGAGGCGATGTGGTGGTGGCTCTGTCCGTCCCAGGGTGTTccctggggatgtggggacatgggagCTGGCTCAGGGACCGGAGCAGGGCACCAGTGTCCTGGGCTTCTCCCAGTAACCACTTGTTTTGTCTGTCATCTGAAGTGCTGCTGTCCTATTTTGGCAGAGATAACTACTGTTAGTAGTAATTAGTAGGTattaactgaaaatagaaatgatAGAAATATAAACTGACCATTGTGTAGGATTCCTTtttagctcttttaaaaaatgtcagggGAGGATAAAGGCTTTTCTCCCTTGCAGCAGTTGTCTGGTAGATATTTGGGGTTTATATCTTCTTCCATAGGAGCAATGTTGCCTCTTGCTGTGCTAACTGTGCagatttctctcttttattttctctgtggtGGCATCTGCCCGCAGAGgccacaggtttttttgttaggCATCCTCAAGGCCTcctgtgttttgctgtgcttgtcctgaccccgtgggaaccctaAGCCCCTGCCTGTCTTACCCCAGTCCGGGTACCAGCGGCCTGCAGAGCATCCCTCCCCTCACCCAGCATCTGTTCTGCACCTCACACCAGGCATGCTCTGAGTTGCTGTAATATATTTGCTAATGCTGTGCTCGCAAAGCAATACGGATGAGAGCAGCTTTGTCATTTTGACTCAGTTGCAGAGTACCAGAGCAAGTGCCTGTTCATCCCATCCAATTTCTGTGGTTACCTGAAATGTGAGTCACTAAAGGCAGTGAATGTTTGTTCCAGGGGAAAAAGCAGCGAAACAGCCAAGATTTTACAGGTTAGGACTGTGGGGCATTGGCACAGCTGAACGAAAAgctttctttctatttgttctttcattaatttctcatttgctCATCATTAAGGTAACAGAGTGTTTCCCTGGGATGCCTACCCTCTGCCTTGCCCTTGCTCCCTGCCTTTCTGCCCATGTCCATGCTGGGAGGAGCGGCAGAGCTGCCAGCATCTGCTTGAGGGAGACTTCTCCTCTGGCACTGAAATTTTGGgaaggggctgtggggctggagccCTGGGGGAGCTCACTGGGAAGAGGGGCTGGGCTGCGGTGGTGGGGGGCCGGCTGCGTGCTGGTGTGCGGTGAGTCAggcaagcaggcagctggggacaCCAGGGGGATTTTGGCTGGGTAAATTCCAAGaatatgcaggaaaaaataaatgctccAGTTTAATGCCGTGTGAAATAtgctgcttttgccttttaatcCTTTGCAAAAGCTCTTGTCCTCCCTTCTTAATATTTATCCCggttaaaaagggaaaataaacccGGAGCAGCAGTGTTGTGTATTAGCCTAATCCCCCAcccctcttctcccttcctggcaCACTCTGATGTCCCTAGTAGATGTGCATGGTTACAAGCACCAAAGCTGCCCATTTTCCACCCAAAGGGTCAGCGCATGCCCCCCAGGGACGCGCAGCCACGTGCCTGCGCTCCCCGGGCTGTgagcagtggtggtggtggcacaGATgaccctgcctcctcctcctcttcctccc is a window from the Buteo buteo chromosome 22, bButBut1.hap1.1, whole genome shotgun sequence genome containing:
- the GPR174 gene encoding putative G-protein coupled receptor 174 — encoded protein: MTNGSTCTETDLKPYYAITYTFILIPGLIGNTLALWVFYGYMKETKRAVIFMINLAIADLSQVLSLPLRIFYYLTGTWEFGGGLCMLCFYLKYVNMYASIYFLVCISVRRYLFLMHPFKFSDCKRICDVYISIVGWVVVCVGCLPFPLLRLHQDAKNTCFVDLPVKEVDLPISIAMMTIGELVGFVTPLLIILYCSWKTILSLKEQNSASHDLGEKKKALKMILTCALVFLICFAPYHISFPLDFFVKTKKIKNGCVQKVISVFHVVALCLASLNSCVDPVIYYFTTDEFRRRLSRQDLQDSIQLHNLSYVRKHSRDVLREDAMDY